From the genome of Paralichthys olivaceus isolate ysfri-2021 chromosome 4, ASM2471397v2, whole genome shotgun sequence:
acagactggatatgacagaaagagaggtgAAGACAACAGTGGAGCTGAGGGGCCGCACAAAACAGAGCAACAGTAACAAACACAGCTGTCAGAAGACTTAAATCCTGATCCCAAAGGTGTTAACTTGGCATCCTGCATTTTAAAAGCCCACTTAATGGACTAAAGAGGAATAattgttaccatggaaactTTATGAGGAAAACAAGCATTCAACGATAAGACACTGTGTCTGTAAACTCGAATATATAAAGCCACAGTTACTGGAAGTGATCTTCGCAGTACTGCTGCAAAAAGGGAACCAGTTGATCAAGAAGAGCTAAAAATAATATGCCATTGTGTGATCTTCAAGTTGCCTGTGTAGTCTGACCAACAGTCCAACCCTTGATCTTATTTTATGTATTGTAATACATGACAAAGAAAGATAACAATGTGAGAAGCTAGAGCCAGAAATAACTGAAACAATCAACAGATTACTTTTATAGTTGCTGAGAAGCCATTTGTTTGAACACAATTCAAACGCTTATTTGGCagcaaatgtgacatttttgcCCATTAGAAAATTaatcgataaaaaaaaaattgtggtgACTGccgtttttttatttcatagtaTTCAGACTTTCATGACATAAAATGAATATAGGCAAACAGCTTCTGCACCATGGTCCAGATGCTTGTACCATATAGATCTGAAGCACTGTAAACCAGAATGGCAGATACCACCGCCAAGATGCAACAGTCTCTTTAAATTCAGTCGAGCTTGAAAAATGGCCAAcctgaaaatgttaaagaactcctccttggcagaggtaataacttGTATGAggaagcttttttttaaagatcaaaaatatgaagaaataatCTGTGAGATCCTCATTTAAATTATAACGTACAGTTGCAGTGCATCTGATGTCTTGCTTCTACCATTTTTTCCCTGGTTACTTTGTGTTAATATGAACCTTAAAACATTCCATATATAAAGCTACAGAGAGATTATTGAGGTGCGCTTCATACTGCAGAGTCACACCATAAATAAGGAAAAGCACTGATGAGTGTCTCTGAAGAAATCCTCCCTGGGTGTATGGAGGTGGCAGCGTGCCCTCCTGGGCTCACTGGAGGCCGACACTTTACTGCTTACGTAATCTCTGGTTACACAACACCGAGCTACTGCGAGCCTGTGACCTGAACAGCAGCGGCAATACCCATCTCATCCCTCCACCACCTCAATCATCTATTTGTGCATGAGAGGACATTTAAAAAGCCTGTGACAGTTTATCAGACAGACCCGCAGCCTTGCCAAAGCAGTGTCAGCTGAAAGGCTGACTCAGCAGGAAGACCTGACATCCTTCCAAAGAAGTGCTTTCCCTCAAGGTGTCTGCCATTGTTTTATCACTTTGTGTggtgataaaactgtgaaaaatacaGCTCTCAGTAATGTGCTGAATGGACAGAATGCATACGCAAAGTCAAACCGGGGAAAATGTCAGTCAAGCAAAAAAGCTTAATTATTTATTGTCTAAGCCTTGATGGATTCATATGCACTCAGTTGACTAtataacagagagagacataagGAAGTTAATTATGTAAATGTCAGAACATAAATCTCCTCAGATGTGAGCTGACGACTGAAAACAGCCTGACAACAACTTGTTGTCTGAGCCATAAAGTgacatttctctttcactcttttctaaaatcaacaaaatgtctTTCACTGAGCAGAACTGCAGACAAGGACATTATCAAAGTGTATAAGAATACAAAGATAACCTTTCTATGTTCACTGGACAAATAAAGACTGTGGgtggggttaaaaaaaaaaaagaggtacAATGCATGTTTTCAGTTCTGCAGAAGTAACTGACACACCCTTCACAACCCCAAGCAGGGAAGTTCCCCCTTTACTCCGCCTCACCTTCTCACAAACAGAATTGGGGTGGCACTGTGATATATTTACAAACCAGCTCGATGTCTGTGTAAAAGAGGGAGCCAGCAATGctgatgttttaatttaatttgaatcacTTGCCAGGGCGGCATTATGCCAGTTTTGTTTGGTTCAGAGAAAACAAGCAAAGGAGGtataataaaatgtctttttaatggAAACATCTCTGTGTAAAGGGGTTATAGACTTTTATGTATGTGGTCAAATGTTTGAATACTCAAGTGGCCCCACTGCTTCTTATGTGATTAGGTAAACCACAGTTATCTTCAACTTGGAAACAGCAGCCGATTGTGaaactctcctcctctttctcaagggctagaaaaaagaagaagcaacaAATCCTGCAATATCCAATtaggacaaaaataaaagttacaaaAATGAAGTTCGATAAGTTTTAAAAGCAAAGCCAGATATATGATATCAGTATCATGAGCTGAATCCCTGCCAGGCTGCACACTAATGGCTCATGTTTTCCCTGTGGATGTGGAGATCAATAGAGTTCAGGGCTCCACAGTAGGTGGGAAAGCTCACATTTCCCTGGTCATGTCCACAgggacaaataaaaatctgtctgGAGTCTGACGTCCTAATGAGACAGATACAAAGAGTTAAAAATGGAATTCAGCTGCGGAAAAGACCGATAAGCAAGAGAGTAACCGTGATATGGCTGAGAGACCAGATAACCTTTTCAACAGGGAAATGATAAAGCTAGTAACCTCAGCCTGTACGTTCGAAGCTGCCAACGTTACCATTTCCCTTTTTGTTTGATGCAAAATCTAGATTATTGCTGCTGTCTCAGCTGATAGTCTTGGCTGACTGAACTTCTGTGTGACCTCATCTAAATGTGTACTTTGGTTTATCACAATAAAAGGATGTGGCTCAGTCTCACTTCAAATATCAAACAAGGACAAGACAGTCAGAAACCTCAGTTTGTAATAGAACGGGAGAACCTGTGGACATTTCCTCCATTATCAGTtgtattaaaaccaaacaacagaGAGGATACATGTAAACAATGTATTTCACCCAGGAGGAGGTTATGTTGCCCCCCTGTCCATTAGTTGGTTGTTTAGTTAgtaggattaagcaaaaactactttGATGACCATGGAAGCTTGGTGGAGGGACACGGTTTGGGTCAGGAAATAACTTTGGTGTGGCTCCAGAtgagggggcagatccaggattttcttttttaacattgtgagatttttcaacattttccatgatttctcagagaacaattcaCTCAAATTTTGGATGCAGTGAActtcaatgtggtttcataaggggactccTCAGTCTCAATCCAGTTACATATATGAAAGCATGTGAGAGTTTCACATAAAGCAAAGgtacacaaactcacaaaattGAAGCTGTTAGAATCTGTGGCTTCATTAGAAACCTCATGTTCTTTCATGTACATTTCTGCCCAATTACCTCACAGTGAGCAGACAATGTGTTTTATACCTCTGCAGTGGTTTTTTACATTTAACGCTCCCTGGCAACATGTAGCCAATTTAAGTAACAAGCAGCCAGTCAGCTGTGTCATAAACAAGGGAACACTTAGGATCTATAATGTAATACACATTAACTGTTCCGTCACTACCATGCaacatgataaacgtttatagCCTCTTGCAGATGCTGGCACGAGAGAGATTCAACAGGCCCAGTAGCATGATTGAATATACAAGAAAATCTGCATGAATACTTGTATTTAACAGAGAATAAACTGGGCGAGTTTGCATTTGAACTTTTCCTTCAAAGTAATAACATTAGAAATGGATTATTTGCTTGCTTCAAGatcaaagaaaaatataaaaaactggCTCAACAAGAATGGAGGTAATCGAAGCAGAACCAAACAGTTTCCCTTTAATCAAAAACAAGATGACATTCTGAATTCAATAAGGGACAcgtggcttttcttttttctgctgaACGCCCTGGATTTCCCATCAGCTTTGTTTTCAGTCCCCCAGTGTCCTGAAGTCCTGTTTCACTGCACTCCGTCaccttttctaaataaaaaaatgtgccTGGAGCAAGGTTTTCCGTGTGTGGTATCAAATCAGAGTTTCTTATCTGTGCATTTAGACTGGGCTTATCACACCAGACTGTGTGAATGGCTGTGTCACCTTATTTGGGCTGCATGCGGCCTACGTGGCAAACTTGATTTGAGCTGAGTGAGATATTTGTGTCTTACTGCAGCCTAAACACTGTCTGTCCTGTTTCCCCAGCGTCACCCATTGTGGATTCAATGGGCCCAGTGTCTGGAGGGGGACCTGACTGATAAACCAATATGTCTACAAGTGAGCTGGGGAGTTAACACAAGTCACCAGTGAACTTctaaacttaaaggttcagtgtgtagaatttagtgacatctagtggtgaagttgcatgttccAGCTGaaacacactcgtgaaaacatcactaggattattttatattagatttttgccaatagatccctttcacctaaatcttacacactgaacctttaacttgtGGCTCTATATGTCACTTTGGCACTTTCTGATTGCAAAGTCCAGTTTCAGGATCTGTACACATGTTTAATGTAACACTGGACACCAGCAGTGACTCTGACTGGTGAATTACAAGAATCATTTCTCCCCCTGATCTGACAGCCATGTGATTTGACTCAAGTAAAACACTGCTACTGAACCCAAAACATGGATTGAGAAGGATTAGATCACATCATCCTCTAATCTCACAAGTGTGTAGAGGCCTATGTGGTGTGCTGCATGCCACTATCTCAGGTGTGTCTCTCGGTTTTCATTTGTCAGTGATTGTAAAGATGAACACGTCATGTGCTGTGACTTAGAGCACAAAGACACACTCGTTGGCACATCCACATGTTGAGAAAGCCGTCAGCAGGTATGATTTACACAAGGGAGGAGCTGTTTAGTTTGACTCGCACGTTTTGTTGCGatgattgttttttcttcctcatcagTGAACCACATTCTCAGAAACAGTATGGTCATGCCCAACTGCAACAATGCTGTTCCTCTTGCGGAACAGCAATGCTGTAAAGTTAGGTGGAACTGGATTTAAATCCAAGTGgtacaatattgtttttttttatatgtatatgtgtggtgaattttaaatgaGTTATAATGGAGCCAATTTCTGccagtgaaagagaaaaagatgaacaataaatcaaaattaTGAGATGAAAAAGTTGAAAGTATTAAGTCATTGTTTTGTGATATTAAATCCTTATTTTGATTTTGTAAGTAGTTATTCTGAAATACTTCATCATTATTTTCAGATACTAAGTTGTTACTGTATTTTGAGAAAGTTTCTTATAATGATTTTGAATTGGCTCCCatggaatataaaatatttaagtaGACATGCTTTtatcattttgattttattgaaaATTGTCTCCCAATGAAAATGATATGTAATTTGGCAAAAGCTTAAACTTTGTATCTTTAAttaatatatgtattttctttgttaCATTTTTCAATGATAATATTGTATTCATTAATGAATGTAATCACACATTCAAACTATGTGTCCCGATGTCATAATTTAAAAGTGATATTTTGGCTCCTGACAAgtttctgtgaaaaaaaaacttttacaaaaatataaacatgtcaGGGACACGTGTGttctgtgtatttgacagtgTCTTTACTTTACCTTTCTGGACATGGATGATGTCGGGGTAGTTTGCCAAGTGTCCTTGGTAAAGAGCAAACAAATCCATGATAGGGTCAAGATCTTTGCTGGGCTGCTCAGCAAAATACTCTCCGATGGCGTCATACGTGTCTCCAGTGAAGGAGATGGCCTGGTTGAGTCCTGCTGAGTACGCCTGCTGGTCCATTTCAAAAGCCTGGCTGAGGACCTTGAGCGACATCCCCACTTTCTGATACTCCTTCTTAAAGCCACTGATCTGCTTGCGGGCGAACTCGTTGATTGTGGCATTGAGCTGCAAGGTGCTGTCGTCCATCCTCTTGGTGAACGTCTTGAATCCATCTATTTTGCTCTCGACCTCCTGAAAGTCAAGCGGAGCCGCTGGGGTGCTGATGGTGAGGAAGAAGTTGGCCCCCACCATCTCATCCTTCTCTGCCTTCCTCTTCCCCTGCTTCCAGGCCTTCTCATCCGTGCTGTTGCAGGTGAGGAAGTGCTGGAAGACATCACACTTGGCCAGGACTGGGTGGCTGGTCATGTGGTTCATCCACCACATGAGGCCTTTCCTCCTCTTGGAGATAAAGTCCTCCTCAAAGCGGCCCGTGGCCTGCTTCTCGGGGATGTGTGGCACTGAGATGACGGGGAACTTCTCCACCAGGCGGGCGTACAGCCAGTCAAAGTGCTTGTACCTCCTGTTCACCTGGGTCTGGGTGTGGGTGGGGGTCAGCTTGTAGGAGATGTAGCTTTTCATGCCCTTGAACTTGGTCTGTTTGGTGGGGTCGTCGATTGTGCACGAGAAGGGATACGGGTTCTCCTGCCACTCGGGACCATACTGACCCATCACCACACAGATCTTATCCCCGTCCTTCACGAAGCCTGACGCCTCTCCCAGCACAAAGGCCTCTCCTCCAGACTTGACGAAGGTTGAGAACCTGTTCAGATTTCTGCTGACGGTGGCTGAGCTCTTGGCCTGCTGTGCATTGCCTCTGGACATGGAGGATGTTGACACTCTGTAGGTGGATGGCCCGTTGCCTTCAAAGTCATGGTACCGTCCTCCCACAGTCCCTGGTTCATCCGCCACGGTGGAGCTGTCATCCCAGTCATCATCCCAGTCATCGTCGCTCACTTGGCTGGGGGACTGATaggtgtgctgctgctgctgctgcttctgctgctgctgctgctgtggaggctGTTGTGGCAGCGGAGGAGATTTGGTGTATGTGGCGAGACCTGGAGGAGACGGTTTGGAAAAGTTCTCGATTTTATTCGGAGGACTCAGAGAGCCGTCGAAGCCTCCGGGTGGGATGTTGGCGTATCTGGAGTCCGGGTAAGTGTCCCCAGATGTgctgcagctgttgttgttggacGTGGAGGCGGCGTCGCTCCTCACGATCTCCACGTAGGACGCGGGGATCAGTCCCCTCTCCCCTTTGCTGTTCACCCCCTCGAGCCAGCCCTCGATGTCCTGCTCGCTGTACAGGGTGACGATCTCGTTCTCCTTCACCGACACCTCCCCGGGGTTTTCCGAGTTGAAGTCGTACAGCGCCCGGGCTCTGAGCGCCATGATCCCCCCGCGCAGCTGGATGGAGGAAGGAGCGGGGACAGCGGGCTAACTCGCGGCAGGCTGGCCGGGGCAGGAGGGAGGCGCAGCGGGCACAGAGGCTAGCTTCAGTCCGCCAACTACTCCAGAAACTCCGCGTACAAACTTCTCACCGTCTCGGGAACCTCCTCTTCTCGGGTCCCCTCTCTGCGCGGCTCTTCCCGTTGATCGACCCGGTGCAGAGGTTTGCAGCGTGTGCAGCTGGAGCGAAGGTATTTGCCGCTATACAACGACAGTAATCCGGGCTCCAGATCCGGGCTGGACGCCTCTGCTCTCGGTGCTTCGCTGTGTCCTCACCGCGCTGCGCAGCATCCAGCGGGCAGGCTGGATAATCGAGGGCGGAGCCACAAGATGCTACGATCCGCCCAGACAACACCAATCAACGGCCTGGGAAGAGCCACGATGAAGCCTGGTCCTCCTCACCATAGACTGAATATGGGTCCTCACTTGTTGACTGTTTCACACTGTcccatttaaaaaacaagtgtTGTGGAACAGTAATTAAATCGCTGATCACttcaataattataataataataataaaaacttaatttacgtagctcttttcaaaaacaaagttGCAAAGTACTTTACAGTAAAAACTGAAATTCAAGAAtcaaaaatttaattttaagatAAACAAGAagataagaccatttgaaatttaaaggttcagtgtgtaggatttggtgacatctagtggtgaggttgcatgttgcagctgaatacccctcagctcaccctccccttccaaacatgacagagaacctgtgatagccttcagttgtcataaaaactcaaaagatatttagcttgtccagtttgaactgtaagaaacatggtggcctccgtagagaggacctgcttcAGATGTAAATagaacatatttaaatataaagggtccattctagggtaagAAAGCAActatttatacaatttagatgaaacacactaatgaaaacatcactaggattattttatattacatttctgccaatagatccctttcacctaaatcttacgcactgaacctttaaacattAGTGGAAAATGATCATCCCAAAATCCTAGATTTCAAGGTGACATCTTCAAACCCCAAATCCAGATATCCATTTACAGTTATATGAAAGTAAATTGTAATTGATAATTGTTATTGTACTTATCGTCTAATGTCAAAATAGTGAACTCCTTATCTTGATTCATTTTTGACAGAATCAGTTtataaaatgtgaatgtgaacaCCCTTTTAAAGAGTATAACAGTGTGTCCAGAAGTTGCTGCAGCCTTGTCAGAAACATTCACCCAAACCTTATGGCTCAAATGTGAACTGTGAAGTGTGTGGCAAATCAGTTTCAGGCTTTGGTGTATTTTACAGCTTGAACcagaaaaatatttaagatttaaataaagcACTTAGTATTTTACATGATGATAAAGTTGAGCCTCAGTCGTGGAGCCAGAAGCTTCACCTGCATGGTCCAGTAATCTAAAATAAGAATGTGACTGATGTAGATTGCATGACTGGATGTCAGGTTGACCTGGTGAGTGCTTGTCCTCTTCCATCCTCTGAAAGGAATGTCATccaaaaaaaaactctgactTCCTAAAACCATGACTCAACAAGTCAGATCCCTTTctgtataaatattttcaaatctgatgcaattttattttattcattttacaacCTCAAACCTCCAGAAGTTCAGTTTACAGGCAAATAtgacaaagaaaatcagaatattttagaattttaaaaactcacctaaaaatgattaaaatgattaattgattatcaTAATAGTTTCCAATTCATTTTATGTTGACCATGGATTCATTGGCAGTTTAAACAAATCCTGGTTTGTATATGTGTGGTTGGTGTGAGTCTGTAATATCCAAGAAATAAGTACTTTTCATAACAATTCAGTTTATTTCAGcatcatatacacacatataagCGCTGTCAGAAAAGTGTCCTGGTCAAATATTCATACAATTGTTTATTTGGGTGTAATTATAATAGGATGAACTGAAGTCGCCCATGTGCTATTTGTTAATCAAATCTTTAGTCGTTGGAATTAACATTAAGTCCAGAATCTCAAAACCGTGCAGTTCAGGTTGTAGTGACTCTGAAACCCTAACACAAGACAGATGTTATTCAAATGTGCAGCTTCAAAGCGCTTGAACCAGTGATCATAGAATGAAGGGATCTGTTTATAAACcattactttaaaatgtttatggAATTGTTTAGAGAATCATTTGATCAATCGGACGCTGCAGTAAGAATACAGCTTACTTTAACAGCTCCATTGCTTGCAGCCTATAAACCATGTAATGAAACCATCGTTAAGGAGCTACCAACTGATTCCTAACCACTgctttgaatgtttgtgtctcacAGTCTTTGTGCTGGTTCATGGGCTTTTACACCCTGTGCTTCACAAAAACTCCCAGAAGAagcacaaagaagaagaagtacatcaacaagaaaaacaacaaccacatgTCAAATGAAACCCCAAATTAGCATTGGCAGACTTTAATAATTCCAagtcatcattcattttatctacagagagaaaaacaacctaATCTATGTCATGCTGGCATTTTATTACATAAACAAACCATTCAAAGATGATACTGGACAACACAAGGCATGCAGCCATAATGTTCCCTTTACTCTGGTGGACACTGCCTCCCTGTGGCTCTTTTCAGATCTTTTTTAAAGGggaagcttttcttttttttttgcataaggtaaaatatcttttttaattaaatgaagaAAGAACCTGGTTTTAAGTAACTAGATAAATAATTGTGTCATTATGcctaatattttaaaaagacaaattgagTTATGCTTTACTATGAAATATTATTGTATGTTATTGTCTATGGCCTTATGATTAATTTTGTAAATCATGGAGGTGGGTGAAACTCAGGTGGTAGAGCAGTGAGGTTCCCCTTGTCCATACGTTGCAGTGTATTTAAGTGAGACCCTGAACCCTTATTTGCTTCAGATGCATGTTTGGGGGGAAATCCACGGTGCTTTGTAATAAGGCTTCTACCAGTGTGTGTAATATGTTGCATGCACATGTGGCTACTACCCACCACATCCCTACAGGCCACCAGaggtctctgtctctcatgttTGCTACTGTTGGATAgtgtcaaaaacacaacagtccTATATTTGATGTAAACatgtgtaaaatattaagaatattaaataaaattcaAGCCAGTCTCTGTCCCTGTCAGATCTGTGCAGAGGACACTCAGTTCACCTCCATCTTAACTGTGTTCAGGGAGAGTTTCTTTACAGCACATGCACATGAAATATTGAGGAGGAGTGTGCACTCCAGGGGATGACTTCAGTATGCAGCTTGCATCACATTCTTGTAATTTATGCTGTTCCTCTAATCAGTATGATAGTACATAATTGCTTTATCTGGGTTCTCTTTTGTTCTGTTAATTTGGTCCTATCTAGCTCAGTGAATTATCATGCCTGAACCAGTTTCTTCGCAAAACTGTTGTGGAAGCTCACAGGAAGAATGACAGTCAGATTTGCCATATGGTCAGCAAAGCTACCTCTTTGATTTTAGTTAGATCTCTTTTGATTGCTTCTTTGTGGTGAGCGCTCATGAATTTCCTGTCAATTCCTTAAAA
Proteins encoded in this window:
- the snx18a gene encoding sorting nexin-18a — encoded protein: MALRARALYDFNSENPGEVSVKENEIVTLYSEQDIEGWLEGVNSKGERGLIPASYVEIVRSDAASTSNNNSCSTSGDTYPDSRYANIPPGGFDGSLSPPNKIENFSKPSPPGLATYTKSPPLPQQPPQQQQQQKQQQQQHTYQSPSQVSDDDWDDDWDDSSTVADEPGTVGGRYHDFEGNGPSTYRVSTSSMSRGNAQQAKSSATVSRNLNRFSTFVKSGGEAFVLGEASGFVKDGDKICVVMGQYGPEWQENPYPFSCTIDDPTKQTKFKGMKSYISYKLTPTHTQTQVNRRYKHFDWLYARLVEKFPVISVPHIPEKQATGRFEEDFISKRRKGLMWWMNHMTSHPVLAKCDVFQHFLTCNSTDEKAWKQGKRKAEKDEMVGANFFLTISTPAAPLDFQEVESKIDGFKTFTKRMDDSTLQLNATINEFARKQISGFKKEYQKVGMSLKVLSQAFEMDQQAYSAGLNQAISFTGDTYDAIGEYFAEQPSKDLDPIMDLFALYQGHLANYPDIIHVQKGALTKVKESQKHVEEGKMDLAQAEGINERCNIISCATLAEIQHFHQIRVRDFKAQMQHYLQQQISFFQKITGKLEEALQKYDNV